One genomic region from Bradyrhizobium icense encodes:
- a CDS encoding M24 family metallopeptidase: protein MAIGKAPQAFPRSEYLRRLALVKSEMARRNVDALVINSWANITYLTGNFTRMLAMHALVVSTREEEPTLIVRRMCAPGAFHQSFLSHDKVIGYSESYVGKHDRDGFDAVIDFIHDLGVASRGIGLELGNLTAQAAEKFKARLPNADIVDCTKAVDWIRGVKSDLEVEVMRQAAALADAAVMRAAEVIRPGVREADAAVEIMTAQVRGAAGVPPATGLRPLLMKSSPRVCTPHILWSEDVFRDGSQIDMEVSGNRHQYMAALMRSFTIGAPSDRLLRLHEAHAAGIEAALNVIRPGRTCSDVAEVVYRAIEKHGFKKESRCGYAIGIESQTSAWIEPTASFGIGDITELKPNMTFHLMMGNWVEEEFGYEISETICVTDSGVEVLTRAPRQLFQL, encoded by the coding sequence ATGGCAATTGGCAAAGCACCGCAGGCGTTTCCCAGGTCAGAGTACCTTCGCCGCCTTGCCCTAGTTAAATCAGAAATGGCGCGGCGCAACGTTGATGCGCTTGTCATCAACAGTTGGGCCAACATCACTTACCTGACCGGTAATTTCACCCGGATGCTTGCCATGCACGCGCTTGTGGTTTCAACCCGCGAAGAGGAGCCGACCCTCATCGTACGTCGCATGTGTGCGCCCGGAGCCTTTCATCAATCGTTCCTGTCGCATGACAAGGTGATCGGTTACTCGGAAAGCTACGTCGGAAAGCACGACAGAGATGGCTTTGACGCGGTGATCGATTTTATCCACGACCTCGGTGTTGCAAGCCGGGGAATAGGCTTAGAACTGGGCAACCTGACCGCGCAGGCGGCAGAGAAGTTCAAAGCACGATTGCCGAATGCGGATATCGTAGACTGCACTAAAGCTGTAGACTGGATCCGGGGAGTTAAGTCCGATCTGGAGGTGGAGGTGATGCGGCAAGCTGCTGCCCTCGCTGATGCCGCTGTCATGCGGGCGGCCGAAGTAATTCGGCCTGGCGTGCGGGAAGCCGACGCCGCGGTCGAGATCATGACCGCGCAGGTTCGCGGTGCAGCAGGCGTGCCACCCGCGACGGGACTGCGCCCGCTCTTGATGAAATCCTCGCCGCGCGTCTGCACGCCCCACATTCTGTGGAGCGAGGACGTCTTTCGTGACGGCTCCCAGATCGATATGGAAGTGAGTGGCAATCGCCACCAGTATATGGCTGCGCTAATGCGCAGCTTTACGATTGGCGCTCCGTCCGACCGCCTGCTCCGCCTACATGAGGCGCATGCTGCCGGTATTGAAGCTGCGCTGAACGTCATCCGGCCCGGACGCACGTGCAGCGACGTCGCCGAAGTCGTCTATCGCGCGATCGAAAAACATGGGTTCAAGAAGGAGTCGCGTTGCGGCTACGCTATCGGTATTGAGAGTCAGACTTCGGCATGGATAGAGCCGACAGCAAGCTTCGGAATTGGTGACATAACAGAGCTAAAGCCGAACATGACCTTCCACTTGATGATGGGCAACTGGGTAGAAGAGGAGTTTGGTTATGAGATTAGCGAAACGATCTGCGTGACCGACTCCGGCGTTGAAGTGTTGACGCGTGCGCCACGTCAACTTTTCCAACTTTAG
- the istA gene encoding IS21 family transposase translates to MRHVRDVIRLKSAGMPTREIARRVGAAPSTVRLTIRRFEASGLTWPLPDDVTDTVLEARLFAAAGAGPGTRRGQRRLAEPDWASVHRELKRKHVTLSILWEEYIASEPGGYRYSRFCELYRAWEGRLSVTMRQSHAAGDKLFVDYAGDGVPVVIDRLTGERRTAQIFVAVLGASSFTYAQATWTQGLADWISGHVGAFEAIGGVPALLVPDNTKVAVIKACLYDPRINRSYADMAAHYGTAILPARPRRPRDKAKVEQAVLMVERWLLGRLRHRTFYSLAEVNAAIAELLTRLNEERPIRRLGVTRRKLLEEIDRPALQALPESPYVFAEWRICRVSIDYHVEVEAHYYSVPHRFVRAEVEVRFTARTVEIFHKGERIAAHQRMSGNHKHTTVPEHMASSHRRHAGWTIERIRKEAAAIGPATAALCDLILDERAHPEQGFRACLGIIRLARSYGQERLDAAAMRAIEIGARTYGSVKSILANNLDRRPSPRRSADDAPILHSNIRGPRYYN, encoded by the coding sequence ATGCGCCATGTGCGCGATGTGATCAGATTGAAGTCGGCCGGGATGCCGACCCGCGAGATCGCGCGGCGGGTCGGGGCGGCGCCCTCGACGGTGCGGCTGACGATCCGGCGGTTCGAGGCATCGGGGCTGACCTGGCCGTTGCCCGATGACGTCACCGACACGGTGCTGGAAGCGCGGCTGTTCGCGGCAGCGGGAGCCGGTCCTGGCACCCGGCGCGGCCAGCGACGTCTCGCCGAGCCGGACTGGGCGTCGGTGCATCGCGAGCTCAAGCGCAAGCACGTGACGCTGTCGATCCTGTGGGAGGAGTACATCGCAAGCGAGCCCGGCGGGTATCGCTATTCGCGGTTCTGCGAGCTTTACCGCGCCTGGGAAGGCCGGTTGTCGGTGACGATGCGCCAGTCGCATGCAGCCGGCGACAAGCTGTTCGTCGACTATGCGGGCGACGGCGTGCCGGTGGTGATCGACCGGCTCACCGGCGAGCGGCGCACCGCGCAGATCTTCGTCGCGGTGCTCGGCGCGTCGAGCTTCACCTATGCACAGGCGACTTGGACGCAGGGGCTCGCCGACTGGATCAGCGGCCACGTCGGCGCCTTCGAGGCGATCGGCGGCGTGCCGGCGCTGCTGGTGCCGGACAACACCAAAGTGGCGGTGATCAAGGCCTGCCTCTACGATCCGCGGATCAACCGCAGCTACGCCGACATGGCGGCGCATTACGGCACCGCCATCCTGCCGGCGAGGCCGCGACGGCCACGGGACAAGGCGAAGGTCGAACAGGCGGTCCTCATGGTCGAGCGCTGGCTGCTCGGGCGGCTGCGCCACCGCACGTTCTACAGCCTCGCCGAGGTCAACGCGGCGATCGCCGAGTTGCTGACCCGGCTCAACGAGGAGCGGCCGATCCGGCGGCTCGGCGTGACCCGTCGCAAGCTATTGGAGGAGATCGACCGGCCGGCACTCCAGGCCTTGCCGGAGAGCCCTTATGTGTTCGCCGAGTGGCGGATCTGCCGGGTCAGCATCGACTATCACGTCGAGGTCGAGGCGCATTACTACAGCGTCCCGCATCGCTTCGTCCGCGCCGAGGTCGAGGTGCGCTTCACCGCCCGCACCGTCGAGATTTTCCACAAGGGCGAGCGGATCGCCGCGCATCAGCGCATGAGCGGCAACCACAAGCACACGACCGTGCCGGAGCATATGGCATCCAGTCATCGGCGCCATGCCGGCTGGACCATCGAGCGCATCCGCAAGGAGGCCGCCGCGATCGGGCCGGCCACCGCGGCGCTGTGCGATCTGATCCTCGACGAGCGCGCGCATCCGGAACAGGGCTTCCGCGCCTGTCTCGGCATCATCCGGCTCGCTCGATCCTACGGGCAAGAGCGGCTCGATGCCGCCGCCATGCGGGCGATCGAGATCGGCGCGCGCACCTACGGCTCGGTCAAGTCGATCCTCGCCAACAATCTCGATCGGCGTCCTTCCCCCAGGCGCTCCGCGGATGACGCGCCGATCCTGCATTCCAACATCCGCGGGCCGCGCTACTACAATTAG
- the istB gene encoding IS21-like element helper ATPase IstB — translation MLTHPTLDQLHALGLHGMAKAFADIEAGGDATSLGHAEWLALLLEREASLRRDKRLSKRLQYAKLRQQACVEDIDYRTPRGLDRSLLTMLVEGQWIDDHANLLICGPSGVGKSWIASALGNKACRDNRSVLYQRVPRLFSDLALARGDGRHPRLLRALGRVDLLILDDWGLEPLDAAARHDLLEILEDRYGRRSTIVTSQLPVDQWHALIGDPTYADAVLDRLVHNAHRIDLNGESMRRTRKPSRKA, via the coding sequence TTGCTCACCCATCCGACCCTCGATCAGCTCCACGCACTCGGCCTTCACGGCATGGCCAAGGCCTTCGCCGACATCGAAGCCGGCGGCGACGCCACGAGCCTCGGCCACGCCGAATGGCTCGCGCTCCTGCTCGAACGCGAAGCGTCACTGCGACGCGACAAGCGGCTGTCGAAGCGGCTGCAATATGCCAAGCTGCGCCAGCAGGCCTGCGTCGAGGACATCGACTACCGCACCCCGCGCGGCCTCGACCGCAGCCTCCTGACGATGCTGGTCGAAGGCCAATGGATCGATGACCACGCCAACCTGCTGATCTGCGGGCCCTCCGGTGTTGGCAAGAGCTGGATCGCCTCGGCGCTCGGCAACAAGGCCTGCCGCGACAATCGCTCCGTGCTTTATCAGCGCGTCCCGCGGCTGTTCAGCGATCTCGCTTTGGCGCGCGGCGACGGCCGCCATCCCCGTCTGCTGCGTGCGCTGGGCCGTGTCGATCTCCTCATCCTCGACGACTGGGGCCTCGAGCCGCTCGACGCAGCAGCCCGCCACGACCTCCTGGAGATCCTTGAGGATCGCTACGGCCGCCGCTCCACCATCGTCACCAGCCAGCTCCCCGTCGACCAATGGCACGCGCTGATCGGCGACCCCACCTACGCCGACGCCGTCCTCGATCGCCTGGTCCATAACGCCCACCGGATCGATCTGAACGGCGAGAGCATGCGGCGAACCCGCAAACCCAGCCGAAAGGCCTGA
- a CDS encoding DUF6788 family protein, translating into MIRDRSLQTREKLVGKLPVTGELLRGSLLERTVRHKSGCPKCARGEGHQVHVLTVSYGGGRVRQFSVRRERVAEVRRWLDNYQKLKEAIEAICEFNHDLLGPDAAVPRGGRKKRD; encoded by the coding sequence ATGATTCGTGATCGAAGCCTTCAAACGCGCGAGAAGCTTGTCGGCAAGCTGCCGGTTACCGGCGAGCTACTGCGCGGTTCGCTGCTGGAGCGCACTGTTCGTCACAAGAGCGGCTGCCCGAAGTGCGCGCGCGGCGAAGGGCATCAGGTGCACGTGCTGACGGTGAGCTATGGGGGCGGACGCGTACGCCAGTTCAGCGTGCGCCGTGAACGCGTTGCCGAAGTGCGCCGTTGGCTGGACAACTATCAGAAGCTGAAAGAAGCGATCGAAGCGATCTGCGAGTTCAATCACGATCTGCTGGGCCCTGATGCGGCGGTGCCGCGGGGTGGGAGGAAGAAGCGTGATTGA
- a CDS encoding CaiB/BaiF CoA transferase family protein: MRKALEGITVVAVEQAVAAPYASSRLADAGARVIKVERPEGDFARNYDKLVRGQSAYFVWLNRGKESICLDLTVEQDRGVLESIVAQADVFIQNLKPGSITKLGFGSADLRKRHPRLITCDISGFGDGGALSHLKAYDLIVQAETGLCAITGTAQGSARVGVSVCDISAGMTALNAILQALLVRERTGEGTAIHVSLFDAIADWMNVPVLQFDYSGYHTARAGVNHPSLAPYGAYRCADGKDVIFSVQNDREWVNFCTKFLKRPELIRHPDFGDNMDRIRNRASLDEIVVGRFAQISSHEAMRELEAAGLAYGGLNQIEDVAKHPHLRRIPVSTPAGDIHVIAPGAIFDGETTPVLRPVPARGAHSEILRTEFGHSS, encoded by the coding sequence ATGAGGAAGGCACTCGAAGGCATCACCGTCGTTGCCGTCGAGCAGGCGGTAGCAGCGCCTTATGCGTCTTCCCGCCTCGCCGACGCTGGTGCGCGTGTCATCAAAGTCGAACGCCCGGAGGGCGACTTTGCACGAAATTACGATAAGCTCGTTCGCGGTCAAAGTGCATATTTCGTCTGGTTGAATCGCGGGAAAGAGAGCATCTGCCTCGACCTCACGGTCGAGCAAGACCGTGGAGTTCTCGAGTCGATAGTCGCTCAGGCTGATGTCTTCATTCAAAATCTGAAGCCTGGCAGCATCACAAAACTCGGATTCGGATCGGCAGATCTTCGGAAGCGCCATCCCCGCTTGATAACCTGTGACATCTCCGGATTCGGTGATGGCGGTGCTTTGTCGCATTTGAAAGCGTATGACCTGATCGTGCAAGCCGAGACCGGGCTTTGCGCGATCACCGGGACAGCGCAGGGCTCGGCGCGCGTCGGCGTTTCTGTATGTGACATTTCAGCTGGCATGACCGCTCTCAACGCCATCTTGCAGGCGCTGCTTGTGAGGGAGCGAACCGGGGAAGGAACGGCCATTCATGTATCGCTGTTTGACGCCATCGCTGACTGGATGAATGTTCCGGTTCTTCAGTTCGATTACAGCGGCTATCATACTGCGCGCGCAGGCGTGAACCATCCTTCTCTCGCGCCATATGGGGCGTACCGCTGTGCGGACGGCAAGGACGTGATCTTCTCCGTTCAAAACGACCGCGAATGGGTCAACTTCTGCACCAAATTCCTTAAACGACCGGAACTCATCCGCCACCCCGATTTCGGTGACAACATGGACCGGATCCGCAACAGGGCCAGTTTGGATGAAATCGTGGTAGGTCGCTTTGCGCAAATCTCCAGCCACGAAGCCATGCGTGAGCTGGAAGCCGCCGGACTCGCGTACGGAGGGCTGAACCAGATTGAGGACGTAGCCAAACACCCACATCTGCGTCGAATACCGGTGTCAACGCCAGCAGGCGATATTCACGTGATCGCGCCTGGCGCGATTTTTGACGGAGAAACAACTCCGGTATTGCGACCTGTTCCCGCTCGGGGAGCCCATTCTGAGATATTGCGCACGGAGTTTGGGCACTCTTCGTAG
- a CDS encoding methylaspartate ammonia-lyase — protein MRNSPSIKDVILAAGNGSFFYDDQAAIRAGAAQDGFRYLGAPLTPGFTTIRMPSRSLSIGLVMSDDMIVWGDMMNVQYSGAGGRDPVFRVDTIEALTRSVVIPRLFACDASNFVGACDRVLAFHEIKRLPLAIEYGVSQALLRAAAHIARTTTAEVICSEYDLPLPEKPVPIYAQSGDAREINVDKMILKSVDVLPHGLINSREKFGPSGERFRDFVKWVVKRTREIGQPGYYPVLHFDVYGWIGLEIGMQAQKIADFIARVADDVPGYRLHIECPADYGSTEAQLEEYAKIVALLDRRGTGARVVVDEQCNTLDDIRLFAEAKAAHLIQIKMPDVGSIADSARAVLLCKENGVGAYVGGSCTETDLSARAAVNIAVATQADMMLARPGMGVDEGISIVGNEQSRLLSILAYRRSQNSRQNVGGTSV, from the coding sequence ATGAGAAACTCTCCTTCGATAAAAGATGTGATTCTGGCTGCTGGGAACGGAAGCTTCTTCTATGATGATCAAGCTGCAATACGTGCCGGCGCTGCTCAGGATGGTTTTCGCTATCTGGGCGCGCCTCTGACGCCGGGCTTCACAACCATCCGAATGCCCTCGCGTTCGCTCAGCATCGGCCTCGTCATGTCGGACGATATGATCGTGTGGGGCGACATGATGAACGTACAATACTCAGGCGCAGGCGGTCGCGATCCCGTTTTTCGGGTCGACACAATCGAAGCGCTGACGAGATCCGTTGTGATCCCTCGGCTTTTCGCTTGCGACGCTTCCAATTTCGTTGGGGCTTGTGATCGTGTTCTCGCATTCCATGAGATCAAGCGCCTACCGCTCGCCATTGAATATGGTGTGAGCCAAGCTTTGCTTCGCGCCGCTGCGCATATTGCACGGACAACAACGGCCGAAGTGATCTGCTCCGAATATGACCTGCCATTACCCGAGAAGCCAGTCCCAATCTACGCTCAGAGCGGGGACGCCAGAGAAATAAATGTCGACAAGATGATTCTCAAGTCGGTGGATGTGCTTCCGCATGGCTTGATCAACTCGCGTGAGAAATTCGGCCCTTCCGGTGAAAGGTTTCGCGACTTCGTCAAATGGGTCGTTAAACGCACCAGGGAAATCGGCCAGCCTGGGTACTACCCTGTTTTACATTTCGACGTGTACGGTTGGATCGGGCTCGAGATTGGGATGCAGGCGCAGAAAATTGCCGATTTCATCGCGCGCGTTGCGGATGACGTGCCGGGGTACCGGCTTCATATCGAATGCCCGGCGGACTATGGATCAACAGAAGCTCAGCTTGAGGAGTACGCCAAGATCGTCGCACTTCTCGACAGGCGTGGCACCGGAGCCCGGGTGGTTGTCGACGAGCAATGCAATACGCTTGACGACATCCGGCTTTTCGCCGAAGCAAAAGCGGCTCATCTAATTCAGATCAAGATGCCTGACGTGGGCTCGATCGCTGACTCTGCCAGGGCCGTGTTGCTCTGCAAGGAAAATGGCGTCGGGGCATATGTCGGTGGGAGCTGCACGGAAACCGACTTGTCGGCAAGGGCCGCAGTCAACATTGCGGTGGCGACACAGGCTGACATGATGCTCGCAAGACCCGGAATGGGCGTTGATGAGGGCATTTCCATCGTTGGAAACGAGCAGAGCAGACTGCTTTCCATTCTTGCCTACCGCCGGTCGCAGAACTCCCGTCAGAATGTCGGGGGTACGTCCGTATGA
- a CDS encoding NAD-dependent succinate-semialdehyde dehydrogenase — protein MCDSINYKLFINGAWRLGRNGADLPFLNPATEHEFGRVAVASASDLDDALTSAQVSLLQWSNTPAEERGALLIRAARILKGKIDIAAAALSTEQGKTLAEAKGEYARAVEMLEWNGTHAGKLSAPVPIDEKRMIVPEAIGVVAAFTPWNYPAVLNARKLGASIAAGCPVILKAAEETPSAGVYMIEALQEAGIPPGVVSLVFGNPPMISKHLLASPVVRALSFTGSTPVGKQLAKIAAGNLQRCVLELGGHSPVIVFEDADLSKAAWAISEYKFECAGQSCNAPSRILVARSIYREFLAKLVRAAEKIRVGAPDDPETDMGPMANARRIEAMERLTKDAVDRGAKVETGGRRIGRAGFYWAPTILSNVHPESEVLREEPFGPILTVAPFDTIEEAVEEANDTEYGLASYFFTESPEIQKRMIRSLVAGAVSMNHLKGVSADAPNAGVKQSGYGYEGGVEGVRAFQNLKLVNGVKAVSVA, from the coding sequence ATCCCGCCACCGAGCATGAGTTCGGGCGTGTTGCTGTTGCCTCGGCGTCGGATCTCGACGATGCGTTGACATCCGCACAAGTGAGTCTGCTGCAGTGGTCGAATACACCAGCCGAAGAACGGGGGGCGCTTCTCATTCGCGCCGCACGGATCCTAAAGGGAAAAATCGATATAGCGGCGGCTGCACTTTCGACGGAACAAGGCAAGACCCTGGCCGAAGCGAAGGGAGAGTATGCCCGCGCAGTCGAAATGCTCGAGTGGAATGGTACGCACGCAGGGAAACTGTCGGCTCCAGTTCCTATAGACGAAAAGCGGATGATCGTACCAGAAGCGATTGGTGTGGTCGCCGCATTCACGCCCTGGAACTACCCGGCCGTCCTCAACGCCCGAAAGCTTGGCGCGTCTATCGCGGCGGGCTGCCCGGTCATCCTGAAAGCGGCAGAGGAAACTCCAAGCGCCGGGGTCTATATGATCGAAGCTTTACAGGAGGCGGGGATTCCACCGGGTGTTGTGAGTCTGGTCTTCGGAAATCCGCCTATGATCTCTAAACACCTGCTCGCCTCGCCTGTTGTTCGAGCCTTGTCGTTCACGGGCTCTACACCCGTCGGCAAACAACTCGCGAAAATTGCCGCAGGCAATCTGCAGCGATGCGTTCTAGAGCTTGGCGGCCACTCCCCTGTCATCGTCTTTGAAGACGCGGATCTCTCGAAGGCCGCTTGGGCAATATCGGAATACAAGTTTGAGTGCGCAGGCCAAAGCTGCAACGCTCCCAGTCGTATTCTAGTAGCGAGATCAATTTACCGGGAGTTTCTGGCGAAGCTTGTTCGCGCGGCAGAAAAGATTAGAGTTGGCGCACCCGACGACCCTGAGACAGACATGGGACCAATGGCGAATGCGAGACGCATTGAAGCCATGGAACGCCTGACGAAGGATGCTGTCGATCGCGGAGCGAAAGTTGAAACCGGTGGTAGACGCATTGGTCGAGCGGGCTTTTATTGGGCCCCTACAATTCTAAGCAACGTCCACCCTGAGTCAGAGGTGCTTCGCGAAGAACCATTTGGACCGATTCTTACTGTTGCCCCGTTTGACACGATTGAAGAAGCGGTTGAGGAGGCGAATGATACCGAATATGGCCTTGCTTCCTATTTCTTCACCGAATCTCCAGAAATCCAGAAGCGAATGATCCGCAGCCTTGTGGCGGGGGCTGTAAGCATGAACCACCTCAAGGGTGTGTCTGCCGATGCACCAAATGCCGGAGTCAAACAGAGCGGTTATGGGTACGAAGGTGGTGTGGAGGGCGTGAGGGCCTTCCAAAACCTGAAGCTCGTTAACGGGGTCAAAGCTGTTTCTGTCGCATGA